Part of the Capsicum annuum cultivar UCD-10X-F1 chromosome 12, UCD10Xv1.1, whole genome shotgun sequence genome is shown below.
GATATCTCTAAATTAACACCTCTTTGGAGTAGGATCCTTCTTTTCAAACCCTACATGAACGTAAAATACTGGTGAAATTTTGCACCCGCGACTCTTAATTGAAATAGCTTTAGTGTTAATTTGGAGAttatttccttcttcttttctgcGTAATTTGCACTAGTGATTGATTTCAAATTCAACTAATTCAATCGTTAAACTTGACTTGACTTGATTTTGGCACGTTTATCTATCTCTATCATAAGGTGTTAGAAGTAGTACTTGATCAATTCACActgatctttcttttcttgttagtATTCAATTTGAAATTGCTATCAGAAATTAAGGAATTTGAATGTTTGTGCAGTTAGAAAGATGGTATAATAGTTTGCAAAGGGATGAAGTAGTTGCGGAATGGAAGAAAGTTGAAAGGAAAATGTCCCTTCATGTCCATTGTCACATTAGTGGAGGCCATTTCTTGTTAGACTTTGTTGCGAGGCTCAGATACTATATTTTCTGCAAGGAACTCCCTGTAgtaagttttaaatatattaatttttctcttttgtgttATCAAGACTTTGTattcttgataaatatttttatgattttgaaaatttatctttaaatatttgtttgatcataaaatttgatcacattttcttcaaatattttcaagtattcAAAAATTGGCTTAGATAATTAGTTATTGAGACTTTTACCCATAAGACTTCAAATAATTTTTAAGTAAAATACATGTCCAAACACAacattaaatttcaaaaatcacaactttaaaaacataaattttcaaatttcaacttcaaaatctatgaCCGAACGAAAACTTAATTAGTAGGGAAAGGAGAGAGGTCGGATTAAGTTCTATGCGCTAACAACAATGGAATGTTTTAAGCTGGCCGATACAAAAATAACTCTTCATAACAAGTTTGATATGATAACctgaaaaataaagtaattgtctATAATTTCTAGTTAAGTTAAGAGGGTgtttgaattatctttcttttttttagatgtttttggcttttaaatactttttattttttaaaggtgTTTTAGGCTTAAAAAGTATTACAAAATCCAAAAGTTAGTTGCTacctatttttaacttttaattgtTAGCTTATAAGTCACTTAAAAGCCCATCCGAACACccctaaaaatgtaaaaaaaattgttatgccATCATTATATATAACTCATTCTATTTGAATATGCACTAGGTTTTGAAGGCATTTGTTCATGGAGATGGGAATTTACTTAAGAATTATCCAGAGTTGCAAGAAGCTTTGGTTTGGGTATATTTCCACTCAAATATTCCAGATTTCAACAAAGTGGATTGTTGGGGTCCATTAAAAGAAGCATCCTCAATATCTTCTACTACTTCATCTAGTGAATTGGGTGAGGCCCATATGGATGATAATACAAGCAATTGCAACTTGGATTTTCCACATACATGTCAAGGGTCTTGCAAATGTTGTTTCCCTTCAgtgaacttgaattcttggtccTCATCATCCTCACGTCTCTCTGGGCCTAAATTAGAGCCATAAGCAACAAAGACTAAAGAATGGCTGTATATTGGTCTACAAATATTACAAGATTGATGTGTTTTTTTGTCATTGTAGGACTAGAAAAACAGATGGTAGTTATTCTTTATTCTAAATGTGAATAATTCAAGTGTCCCTAGGTAAAAGAACAAACAATTAGCCATTTGGGGtggataaattttattttcttttctttttaaaatttttatttctataaataatatCGCAGAAATTCAATGTGGCCTTCCGGACTCAAGTTGGCACACAAGTTTGAAATTCAATGTGGCCTTATACCCTCTTTCCAACTTAGGTACCAAGCTTTATCTGAGATCGAATTTGGACATCATCTGTTGCACTCTTAAGAAAAATTTTAGTTTGTACGAGATACACTTAATATGTGGTAGACATTAATTGTATGACACTTCTCTATTTTTTTGACACATGGATTATGAGACCCACTAATTCGTaaggaaaatttttattttgtataagaTACACTTAATATGTGTCAGACATTAGTTGTATGAGATTTCTCTATTATTTTGACACATGGATTATGAGACCCACTTATCAAGGTAAAGAAGGAGAGAACATAAAACTTTGTTGGACCCACCGTATGACATCAATTCTCCCACTCACTTTTCCTCTTCTCTCCTTGTTGCTCTTCCAATATGTTTTTCTCATTTTCGTCTTTCATCAACGTTAATATATGCACTATATGCACActataattctttaatttattttatattttcacatttaggTGTTTAATTCCTTCATAATTTGATTAGAGTtaaactgaacaaaaagtaaattaattaaaaaattgatatatttttagttttatttgatttaatattagtattttataaaataataatacttgaGTTCacttattttgtaattatttgtatgaaataggaaacctatctatttttataaattattttaaaacattttacaaaatgtttcattggaattttattactttaattttattctcACGGACTAATAAGTTTAGGCTTAAATACATtttaaaggatatatatatatatatatatatatatatatatatataaatccacTGACCTAATTAAAGATTATATATCAtatgaaattaatcataattcaaaataattctAGCCatcataataaaaagaaaaaagacagtCCATGATTACAAGCTAGCAACTAATGAAATTTCGTTTTTAATAGCGGGAGAAAAGGAGATAAATATCctaactaaaaaatttaaaaaacaatcaatctgatatgtataaaatatttttttgatttgatttgatttaaataattaaaattgaccaaattgatttgattttgatttttgattttaaccaaaatcaatccaaatcaaaatatgaataattCTACTTAACTTTTTCTAGAAGaaaaaaattctacttaaaaCTCATTACCGATCACAAAAAATGATCAAAACTAACTAAACGAAAAAATACTCCAAATAATTAGGTTTCCTAACCAAAATTTCAAAAAGCATTTTCCAAATTTAaacttttgaattcaaaaatattttaaattatgttgcaaaaaTTATACATAAACACATTCTGTAAAATCTCTCTAAAAGGCatacaataaaatagaaaaacaaaatattttggaAGAGGATTGAAAAACAAAGAATATGGAAAAAGAGATAAATACAATAGAAAAAGACATTGTGAGTAGgggctttgagctgtaggtgacaaaagagctAAAAaagaggtgtaggtgacacaaatcTTAATAATtgggtggaggtgacaattactttatgatggattaagaaagttgggtaagtttgagaatagcctagaagtttttaaatttacattttgGTCTAAATGTTTATCTAATATAATgggaaacggagggaaaaaaaacatgtttctctctcttctcatccattgttgttttctctctcttagcgatttttattgttcattattgttgctgctttattcatcatcttttgcttcattatcatcatcttctacttcattatcatcttcatctacttcttgttgaccattgttgttgttgttgttgttaccgctattgttgctatttgaccaatttcttaggtcaaattttatttcttacatcactttccactttggcattacttcataggagactttggtaagtcaaattatgatttttagttgaatttgtcatctgagtAACTTctattgtgctattttttcaacaatagatagcacgcgaacatgaatgcaacataagagccatctgtttaaacagatcaatcatctgttgcgacaaatgagacatctatttcaatggaagactcatatgctggattcatgtttatggttctatagtatcgtaacatgaatcaaacagatgggtcatctgctgcaacatatgacccatttgttgcaatagattaattatctggtgcaacatgataaatatcttttacaacagattattaacctgttgcagcagaacctgaactcgattccaacagacgtgttgtctgttgcaataaggtaaatatctgttgtattagattattaacctgttgcaatagaactTGAACTcgatttcaacagatgataaatatctgttgcaacatattattaacctgttgcgatagaACCTGATCTCAATTCCAACAGATCgttgtctgttgcaacaagtaagttatctgttgcaacatgccactcatttgttggaatcagcttcaaaggtgtcttagtactgtaacatctatcccaacaggtgctttatttattgcaacagatatatagtctgttgcaacatatgattcacatgttacaacaaatgacttattTGTTGAAATCAACTTCAGAAACACAttatgaatcccaacaggtaagtaatctgttgcgattaATCACTTAcccattgcaatagattacacatctgttgggatttatgtacggcactatgaaatcactattaacttttttaacaaatgactctatttaggtaccactaatggagggatcaataacaataggtgtggattgtcatggtcaatagatcgagaagagcaattgatatgtatggcattggaaggagggtaaaatgctagagacgatgctatgacagtccaaagttatgttttgtatgatgattttgttaacataatcatcagctattatggactgaattatcaatcgGAAGAACTCATCATCATCTACATGCGCAGcttctttgaaaattagagggtactaTCTTTCACGATAACCGATTAGGttcggttgcgtgcttatcttagtgattcatccaggccggtgttaagggtgtacatggttgaacagacaagagagaatgagaaccagaacgtatAAGAAGAATAATAATAAGACGTCTTTGATGATAGATTGGAAGATCTAGACATGAATaatccagatgatgatcaaacacctacacccgttgatgcgaccaatacggtgGGCAGTTCTTCTCGATCGACACAATCTGGCAATCTTCAAGACGATGGAATCGACTTTTTCAATAGAATATCATTCAaagacaagaatgaactatctaccactttatttatttcttgctagaaaaaagatttcagaataaagaaggtgattaattcaagcagtgtcttttgctacaaatgtgctgatccgaactgcaagtggtggttgagagcagtgaagtacgtaagttctgacagatttgtcattcataaatataaaaagcaTCACATATGTGATTCGGATCACATCTCGGGCTAAAATTCTCACTCTACGACAAAGGTCCTCagtgaatatttcaagagtagtttccctgatggcaaaggcccttctacaaggattatggccaatcaactccttacggaattgggtgtcctggttAGTTATTGAAAGATACATATGGCTATGGGGATTTCTAAGGACTTAGTTAGGGGTACACATGtacatgggtatgcagtcctggatgtCTACCGTTACATGATTAAGTCCAtaaatcccgaaagtaagacggCATTGTATATTGATAAAAACAGAAGgttcaagtattttttttatatcctatggtgcttggattcaaggttttcggcATTTGAGAAAAGGAATAGCcgtcgatggtaccttcttgaggagcaagtataatggagttttgctaACAACGGTGGCACAGGATGTGGAGAATCATATCTTTTCTGTAGCTTTTTTGTagcagacaaggaatgtgatgcctcttatggattattttttgaacaactgcaaaGCTGCGTCGAAGATgtcaaagagttgtgttttgtttcggataggcatccaagtattccaaagatgggttcaattttcttcactttatcTTACTTTGGTtattgcatcaggcatcttggagagaacattcagaccaactatcacaacgaaaggatcgtgacccttttttatagagcagctaaagtaTATAGTATAAAGGAGtctttagaccatttcaatcaaatagcggatgtcCATTCCAAGGTAGCAGAACATCTCATACGTATCAGTTTTGAGAGATGGATCCAGGCATTCTGTCCGatagataggtacattcttatgaatttaatgtcttatttgagttacaagtttagtatgatgtcgtactaagtgattcttttgtataggtacaatattatgacatcaaacatagctgaatcggtgaattcattgtttggcgatgaaagagaattttctatcaaggctatgtttggaataataaataagaagtatggctGATTTTTAACCAAAGGCATGTGCAGTTCGAGGGCCCAAGAagaaccccatttgttctagaaatcaaaaaaatagtaTCAAAGAatatcagtttggggaataggttattatttcatcaaatagcaaattacaaatttagtatcaccGATCATGGTGATGTTTCCATGGTCGATCTTCAATCAAGATattgtacgtgcagagtttttgacttagataaaataccctgtccatatgctatggcagcgctttgagctcaatacggtccaaaatatggacctaaaatttacgagcactcctctcaatattatgtgatggaaaaatataaaatggcataTAGTAGGCATATTAAtctggtgcctcccgaagaatctttgGTTATTTCTGTAGAGCTTTTgaggagattaatacctcctctatatattgactcgagcactatcaaaccgagaagaaagccatataagaggaggcatggagtcggagaatcattttcatcaagaagaaacaagttctCTGTATGTAAGCACGCTGGCCAGAAAAGAACAACATGCCTGGATTGTAAttcaccatgatcgttgtaattgcaaaaacttgtattattgtttgttgtggaattttatatatttaattcattgttgtgaatgtaatgatttcatttattatatataaaatatcttttttaataacttgtgcattaataaaaagaggcaaaacatgaactaaataatacaacataccacaattattttcaacaga
Proteins encoded:
- the LOC107849956 gene encoding protein STAY-GREEN homolog, chloroplastic-like, whose translation is MSTLATSFLPSKLMIPEKESSLFVCRTKKGHSKKSQCIAPVARLFGPSIFESSKLKVLFLGVDEKKHPAKLPKTYTLTHSDITCKLTLAVSQTINNSQLERWYNSLQRDEVVAEWKKVERKMSLHVHCHISGGHFLLDFVARLRYYIFCKELPVVLKAFVHGDGNLLKNYPELQEALVWVYFHSNIPDFNKVDCWGPLKEASSISSTTSSSELGEAHMDDNTSNCNLDFPHTCQGSCKCCFPSVNLNSWSSSSSRLSGPKLEP